The following is a genomic window from Carassius carassius chromosome 24, fCarCar2.1, whole genome shotgun sequence.
ttttatcttataattatgactatacatttatttagacttctcatatttttgttagtttcagcttttatctcataattatgacttagtatgtcATAAATTTCgagttttatctcataattatgctTTTTATTCAAAAGTATTCAAAATTATGAAATACCAAATCACAACTGTAAGATTAAAAAAGTCAAAATCATTACATACTAGgatataaaaagtcagaattatcttTAAAGTGTTGAATTTTGTCTTAAattcaactttttatctcataattttgactttttatgttACATTTGACCCTTTTAATTTTATCTTCAATTTCTTTAAGAAATTGAATAATTAAGAAATTATgcatcataattttgactttttattaacAACTTTTTTTCCTGGTTTGGCAATCATAGGCTTTCAGTGTTGATgaggaaattaaaaataataaaaattgtagtCTTGCTTCTCAGATGTTTTTAATGTGATCAGATTCGCCAATCTGGAATCAAACTTCTCAGTAAGAACCTAaacatttctcattcattttataattattttgaattctgagaaataaacaaGTTCATGCTTAGGTAAATCTGTGAATCACgtgtgaatgaatcagtgttgacAGATTTGTCTTTATATCATactctctttctttcttatgATGAATTAATCCTAGCTCTGGGGAAACAGTCATGGTCAAGCGAGAGCTCGGCTAGTATGCAGTTGTTTTATACAGAGTGTTTTGCCTTGCTGACAGCCTCATAATTACTGCAGCTACCAAACTACTGCACTACTGAAAGACACGTGAAGACAACACCCAGATCAACCCATCAAACACTGACTGACGGGAACGCTGGATCATTTCTGGGAACAGGTGCTGGGAGACATTTGAGTTGTTCAGGTGGAAATATTCAGGCCTGGCATGTTTTTGGCACAAGGGAACGGCCAAATCTCACACAGATTTACAGCAGATGTGTCAGTCACAGACCCTGCTCTGAATAGGATGAGAGGAGGATTTCTGTGTGAGATTCATCATAGTGACAACAGCTGAATGTAGCAAGGGCCGCGTGATTGGCTAAGTCACGTCACATGACTTGAGTTACATGAATCTGTCCTACATTCTGATGTAAACAAACTTCTAATTTTCAAAGTTCTAATTTTCTCTCTCATATGGATTTAAGCATTTAACAAACGATTTTCATCCAGAACTAATTACGgtgcattcataaaaaaaataataaaaaaaattcaaattcgccacaactacaaataataatagaactaaaatgtaaataggtatcaatatcagtaatactgattgtactacttttaataaaatattttaatgtttattttgagaagttGCTAACTCCCTgccaacataaataaaaataaatgattataaatgaatatcaataTTAACACTAATATCAACATCAATATTATtctaaaattaaaagtaatgtttaatttgctaaattcatccctgtggtcgcaaaaaataataacataatgaaaatgaatatcaatattaacattaatatcaataaaatgtcaaaacttttatttaaaatgttttagtgcATCGACTTTTGAGAAGATGCTAAATTCATCCCTGATGCCACAAAAAtcgagaaaaaaatacaaattaaaaaattaagttaattcctgccaccacacacacaaccccccccccccaaattataaaaaatatataaatacaattaaattaataaaaatatcagtattaacattaatatacattttataactaaattaaaattttacaacCTTTACgaaattaaacagaaaaataaaaaataaaacgttttagTGTGTTGACTTTGAGAAGTTAAAAAAGTTGTAATCTTTATAGTGCAGCACAGATTTTAAGTCACTTGGTTCAAGCACAAACCTCAGTAAAACactttcttttgtattttctcCCAGCCGTTGTTTCTGTGTATACAGGAAAATGAACTTTTTTGCATGTTATGTATGTTATGTAATGTGTGTGGTGTCACATTCTTCCTACACAACCCAGTGAAACTCTGTCGCTGTTGTATGTTAGTGCCACATGATATTTCGTTAACTTATTCTGTACACATTTGTCCCAGGGTCCCATTTCAACAGGATACAGCTAAAGTTGTGCCAGATATGTAAGAAtgaatatgtgtttgtgtttcactGGACACATAGAGCTGCCAGCTCATCTCACTGGAGGCCTTCGAGTAAGAAGTGAGCTCAAACATGCAGCGAAACCTGCGTCGCAACCAGTTTAAACCAGTTACCAGCAGAGACGGGTGGAGGGAATGCAAACAGAAACACATCTCAAACAGAGAGACACAACACTGGAAGTTCAGAAATGTGTCTTTGGGAAGCTTTAACAGCAATACTGAGTAACAAAATGAGCCGAGCTCATAACTGGTGCTAACAACTGCAAGGTCATAAAATATTCACATCAAACGCATACCTTGAATGTATTGAGGATAAACACATATGACAGTtatcattcagcaaggatggagTTATTTCacatggtaataatatttcagaatttgactgtttttactgtattttaaatcaaataaatgcagacctgGTGAGCAGAACAGCCAAAATAAAGCATGCgaggcaaaataaaatatatgccatgcagtgcattcaggattcaggaaaaaaataaaaaaataaaaaaagtcactcTCTCCTGTACTATATCATTATATACTCTTTTTTTAAGAGCCATGAATGCTGTATTTTTAAAGTTTCAAATATgcattctgttatttttttaatgcatgcatAGCTCTCATGTAAACACCCCCTGATTTACACATACCATGATTGAGGTAATTTGAAACTAAAACCATTGATGATGGAACTATTCAGAAGATATGGACTCCTGTTTCTGCCACGAATAGACACACCTCATTTTGCTATCCTAACTATGCATAATCATATGCTttgttgcatttaattatttgtatttatttagcatAGATTTTTACACACAGACATTTTTGTCAGTGGACATCTCTATAatttactgtgaaaaaaaaacataaatagctTTGTTTTTCACCTATTAGTATTACCTCAGTTTGTGAAAAAGCTACTTTGATTTATCATGTGTCTTTCTCTTTATCTCCCGTGTTTTTGAGGTGTGAATGAAAtatacagttttttactgtaaatttaaggtCAGTCTGTAAAACTTTAATTGTTGTTACCTTATTTTTCATGTTAAAGTTCTGGCAACTACAGCATTAAAGAGCTGCTGTCAGCTGGAAACTTTTGGTGGGAGGTGAGAAAGCCTGAGGTTAAAGGTCACAGTGCATGTATGCTGGTGTGTGTCATGCTCATGTCTACATATACACACATGGTTGTGACTTACACAACGTACAGTAGAGACCTGCATGCATCATCTGTGTTTGACAACAAACagcagaaatctttttttttttcagctgctgATAACAATATTAATGGACAGACATCCTGATGTGAATTCACTGTGACGTTACAGTGATGTCATGATGGGTGGGAAATAAATTTGTGTTcttcatataattataattgagaaAACATCACATTTCAAATGCTTTCAACACACCTTGGTTAAAACAAGTTAAACAACCTAATCTTTACCCATATTAAACAGGCATGCAAACATTTTCAACTCAGCCGTACGCAAATTTGATGGGCTGGAAATAAAACTAAATGGCAAGAAAGTTGCGGTTCTggttaaatgtgtaattttaatTATACATGATGCCTTAAAGGAATCGTTTaccccaaaattaacattttaagaaaatgtaCACACCCTAAATCCATTGTAGgtgtagatgtgtttgtttcttcatcagatttggagaaatgtagcattgcatcacttgctctgcagtgaatgggtgccgtcagaatgagagtccaaacagctgattaaaacatcacaataatccacagtactccagtccatcagttcacatctggagaagacaaaagctgcaggtttgtaagaaataaatccatcaaggcattttaactttaaatcatccacttcctccagtgaaaaagtccatctcctgttgtctgtCCCATCAAAATGAACCCACATatgtgtttagagctgttttggcttgtaaatggtgcttgatctgtgcagatttctctcttgAATTCAGATCAGATTACTTGTTTTACTGAAGACAGAAATGTAATGGATTATGTGCTCGAATTTTATCTGGAAGTAACAATTTGTTGTTAAAAACTATATacaggatttgtttcttataatcaCTCTtccagatgtgaactgatggactggagtgctgtggattattgtgatgtttttatcagctgtttggactctcattctgacggcacccattcactgcagagcatctattggtgagacactgatgcaatgacatttctccaaatctgatgaagaaacaaacaagcaaatgTCTTGTGGGTCTTTCTAAAAATgcctttaatgtatttatatatctaATTAatacttcttttatttttttaaatatgaatttcagtACTCCAGTCGTCACTCATACTGTCAGTTGTGTTTGTACAACATAAAATACCAAAGGGACTTTTATGACAGTTCTTCCTCAGGTTAAAGGTCATGCATGGAGAGAGTCACCACAGACCAAACagtgagtttatttattttcaagcgACTTCTGATCAGACTATATTTGCTGGGAAGTGaacctatgtgtgtgtgtctattattattatttcttttgcaTGCATTATTGCATGATTATAGGGTTTGTTGTACTCAATGTTTTGCTGCATGCTTTAGTGTTTGAATTTGAGTTCAGCTACAGTGTGTCTATTAACTGCTTTTGTGAAAAATATCAGATTTACCgaaagcatgttttaattattacGAACTGTttgtctttaaaatgttttagtgaTATTACAATAAGAGGAAGCATGTTGCTTTTGCAGTATCTTTTTTCTTGGTGCACTTCAATCAGGAGTAACACTGGCCATGATTTTAAAGCAGGACTGATGAGTTTTATGGCCGAATCTTGCTCAGATGTGAATACTGCTGCATTTGTAAAGATGCATCAATCAGATTCATTTAATCTCAGGCAGGGTCAGAGTGTTTGAATTCTCATAGGGTCATATTGTTTTTTCAAAATGCTATTTTGAATGGGAACATGCTGTACTGCTGACACACTAATGCACatgtgtgcgtatatatatacattacaccAGCTCAGTGCTGGGCGCTCAGCCTTACCACAGCGGGACGTATGCGGTGTCAGATAGACATTAGGGATGGATAGAGAGGACGAGCCTTAGAAATAGGTCAGTAGAGCCATGACATATGATATATCACTCAACACATACAGTATAAGCCACGAGAAATGATATTGAGACCATGAAAAAAGTCATCTGTGTTGGGTGATCAACAGACTTAAACACGTGTTGATGAGCATGTGTAACCTTGAGAAAGTGCTCTTGTTCTTCGCAGCATTTCACAAAAAAGTAAGATTGCTTTTGGAAATGGATCTATGCTAATACATCATAGATGCATAGACGACCATTAAGTTGCTTTAGTATATTTTTGATTTGCATGGCAAGAAAGAGaggtttaaaatgtttatttctgttgTCAACATTCCGAAGTCAGCAAGGGTAGGCCTATGCATGATTGGGTGCgactggggcaagttgtcacgtATAAAATGCTTGTTACGTTTCAGTTTTGTATGCTGGTCAATAATAGCCTATTATTTAGAATGatcaaaataatcaataaatgggCGCCagattacaattacaatttatgTTAGTCAAAATAATGGTTTGAACTATagacatacataaaaatacattaaaaatgactagaaattaaatgttttagttatttaaaGAATGCAAAACAATTAGTTATTTAAAGAAAATCAATGCATTGATtggaaaacaaatataaaacatctttcttgcaaataaaaaatacgtttttttttaaacagtaaatttattataaatgcataGCGAAGAGTAATGAAACACTTTATGCATATCTGAGTCTAGTGTTTACACATTACACAAGACAAGAGTTCATGTTGTACGATGCATTTAGGGTGTGTAGCCTGTACATTAACACGAGAATATTAGCCGTGCTTTAATAATCAATAACCCTTCATCAATGATCTCTTGACCTGCAGTCACCCATCATCACTGCTGGATGTTAAAGCCCAGATGCAGTCTCAGAATAACAGTTTCTCAATACTAAGAGACACGTACATGAAGACAAAGACTCATTATGTAACACGTGGGTCCTTCACAAGAACACTGTGTTCTGTACATTTTGTTCTACATGTCACGGAGCGAGAAGCGCGGACCACGGCGGACGGACGTGCGCGTTCACGAAGCGCTCTGACGCCATCTGGCGTCACAAACAACATCTGGACACTGAACTTCAAGCCGCACTTTGACGTTTAAACGCCGCGACAAAATTTCcacacaaattattttaaaagaacgAAAATCaggcatttatatttttaatgtatgcatttttaattcattaaattatcaaaatatagaCAAAAGGAATTTAACTGAGCTGAGGTTAGATTTGTTATCCAATGCGAAGACGTTCAGACATTTTAAGTGGCTTAAGTGTTCAAATACTTTGTTTACTCGTCATACTTTTACTCCAGtgaatatttttgaatataaagtgaatatatatatatatatatatatatatatatatatatatatatacagacacaaaTTCTAAAGTCTCTGCAGTAGGCAggtattgttattgttaactaaaaatacaacattttacagGCTGCCTGTGGTAATTAAaagaaagctgaaataaaataaaacaattagatgaaaaacaaactaaatttaGAAATGTTGCCTGTGAAACCCAgtgaaataagtaaataataatgaaaatcggttactattaaaattactttttcaaacataaatatttgaaaaaaaaaacaatatataaaaatataaatttcaataaatgcacaatgaccttttgtgacaacatgcccctaCAGCAGTGTATTCCCCCTTTTTTcacactattttatttatatgaagtAGGATTTTATTATAAGATTGTCAGATCAGTTTGAGAGAtctctgattttttttgttgatattttgatctgttattgcatttttaatggctTTTCAACAAAACGTCAAAACAAAAGATAATTACAGTTATTAATTGAATGTATTTAGTTccataataaatgtatttgacaACTTGCCCCAACCTTTTTTACTAAAATCTACTTAAGTTAAACTGCCTATTGTGtgattttcagcaacatttattaagtaatgttacaaaaaaataaacaattcttGAAATGgtacaaatgaaatatatatatatatatatatatatatatatatatatgtgtgtgtatatatatatatatatatatatatatatatatatatatatatatatatatatatatatataaaatatggtcTAACTacagtattaatttatattccTCTCTGTTTTGTCCCCATAAAATTCAGAAACcagttttatgtgaattttttacACAATGCCTAAATGACCAGagatcaattattaaattccaataAAGATTTGAAACAAAAACAGGTTTTATTGTCTTATAGCTTTGGCATAAAGATGATTCAACTCATTCAAGCTTTATTTAGTGCAGGAAACAACAAGTGCTTAAAGTGTATTGATGCTTATGATTACATATGACATGCAGAGAGCCATCAAAAACCACAACATCTGAACTATCAACCATAGATAAGACCAGGACAACTGTAATGCATTTAATATCTTCAATTTTAAACATGTCAAGAGTCATAACATTtatcataaatgtaaaaagttaaaAGTTTAGGCTTGGGGTGATTACAGCAAAAAACTGTAATGCTCAATTGAAAtgctattttagtataatttatattttattataaatatttttatattttcagttttcattcattttgaattttttttttttataatttagttttaagttttaataaatttgtgcttttgtcatttcatgtttatttttttttatttttattaataagtttTAGATTATTTAGTTTAGCTATTTTAgtactattttagtacaaaaatgagaaatgtagcCTTGGCACTAGCTAAAATaagttttatattacatttttttttaatttcaaatagaATTTTAGTTACCAATAATAACCCTGATCTAAAATGATCAGTACAAAGGATTTCATgcagtttaaataattataatgcaggTCTTACCTGAGGCTGAACCATAGCCATTACAGTACCACAtatcattttaaaaagtttaatactattaatttaatttaagttttaagtcTGATACCATTGGCACATATAAATGTTTCTACAAATGTTTGTTATACTAAAAGATGACAGTTTTTTGTAGTTGTCCTGAGTCTTCCCTATGCATTCTAACCAGATAAACCAACTAAACTAGCTGGACGGGTCTCTCAGCGCAGGATTCGCTCACGAAGAGCAGAAACGTCCGTAGAAAAGAATGCTCTTGGTTGGATTGTGTCGGATGAAGAAGAGGAACGGATGATCTGCGTTAAAGACCTGCGAGATCCTCAGACATCGGGTCATCACGACGACGCCGGTGGCTGCAGCCGCTTCGGTTCCTTCCTCGTTTACTTCAACGAAGGCTTTATGAATCACCTTCGACACCACCAGGTCATTGTTGGGTGACATGCCTGAAAGATTCACCTTCTGCAGTGAAAAAACATCCTCCATTCCCATGCTGCGCAGAAGACTCTTCATGTCATAGGTTTCCTCCATCTTGAATCTGGGCAGAGATACTTCAACTTCCTGTTGACGCATGACTTCAGGTCTCGTCCACTCCATGAGCTTCTCATAAGTCAGTGCCTTTTCAAGCTGCATAGGAAAGTCATGTTAATGTGTGTTTTAAAACCATAAGAAACCAACATAAATAAGAACTTGGCGCGTGTATTTGCCATTAGGAAATAATGAAACGCCATCTATGGCATATCCAAAATCCAAAGGTTCTTTCGATGTTCTTCAcactggttcttttaagaactgttcactgaaaggttctttggggaaccaaaaacaGTTCTTCTGTGGCTTCGCTGCAAACCAGCCCTTTTGGgacctttattttttaatgaagtaCACTACTGTGCAAACGTCTTAGGCCACTGGtgttttcaccaacaaaaatggttttaagtcacttatttctatcttttaccattaaatgtaataatctggtgagatttttgtttgcatgaggagtctgacagcagccagtgctccacacagagatctgatttcATCATCATCTGTCAGTCtggaagaaacagaacaaactgagacagactcaatccagaagaactgtggcaatgtctccaaaacgcttcaagacttttgcacagtactgtataaatCTGCTGAATTAAGTATAATCTGTGCCATCTCACCTTCTGAAGGCCAGTGGTTTCATCTTGAATCTCATCAGGAAGGATGATCAACATACTGAGATTCTTCCCGACATACGGCAGCTCCAGAACCTGACTGTTCATCTCTGGGATGAAGGCCAGAGGAAACCCGGCCTTCTGATACATCATCTTCACTGGTTTAGTCTGAGTCTGCAAAGCATCAATTGAAACGCGTCACAACTCCTccatattacatttcaaatatactAATTGTACAAGAGCAAGAAATCTCACTTTGTTCAGCCTAAACTGTTCATCACTGGTAGCTTCCTTTGGGAATTTCTTCTCCCAGTTCCCCTTGAAGTAGATGGCATTCACCAAGACCAGTTTCGTCAATGCATCGATGGATCCCAGTGGGAGCAAGTCCTTGATCTTTCCTACGAAGGAAACACTCTAATAGTATCTCAACGATACTAAAAACACTGTTCCAAACAACCTAGGAGGACTTCACATTTCAAGCTTTTTATCCTACGAGAGGTAATAGATGACAGAAAGATAAGCAAAAAAGGTGTTTTAAAAATTAAGTTCATGCTGGTTTTCACCTTGAGTGTTTTTCTCCACCCATTTGTTGATGTCGACTCGCGCAGGCTCTGATTTCTTCTTGAAATCCACTTTCTCCAGTCCGGCTTCATagtatttttttgcatcattgagGAATTTCTGTAACAGAGCAAATTAATTGAATTAGAGATCATTTCCAGAACTTTGTTCTTTAATACCATGAGCAAACATTTAATTACTTGCTTTGAGTCTTACCT
Proteins encoded in this region:
- the LOC132103438 gene encoding leukocyte elastase inhibitor-like isoform X2, whose amino-acid sequence is MERLSAANTQFSLNLFKKISGGNASGNVFYSPISISSALAMVSLGAKGNTAEQMFKVLGFTNPPKPDAATPASHQQAQKPQMPCGVKGQHGPSMTQQTQKSEIPAELKKSPAPPTPGQKTEDQIHSSFNKLMSELKKPGAPYVLSLANRLYGEQSYQFVEKFLNDAKKYYEAGLEKVDFKKKSEPARVDINKWVEKNTQGKIKDLLPLGSIDALTKLVLVNAIYFKGNWEKKFPKEATSDEQFRLNKTQTKPVKMMYQKAGFPLAFIPEMNSQVLELPYVGKNLSMLIILPDEIQDETTGLQKLEKALTYEKLMEWTRPEVMRQQEVEVSLPRFKMEETYDMKSLLRSMGMEDVFSLQKVNLSGMSPNNDLVVSKVIHKAFVEVNEEGTEAAAATGVVVMTRCLRISQVFNADHPFLFFIRHNPTKSILFYGRFCSS
- the LOC132103438 gene encoding leukocyte elastase inhibitor-like isoform X3, which translates into the protein MERLSAANTQFSLNLFKKISGGNASGNVFYSPISISSALAMVSLGAKENTAVQMFKVLGFTNPPKPDAATPASHQQAQKPQMPCGVKGQHGPSMTQQTQKSEIPAELKKSPAPPTPGQKTEDQIHSSFNKLMSELKKPGAPYVLSLANRLYGEQSYQFVEKFLNDAKKYYEAGLEKVDFKKKSEPARVDINKWVEKNTQGKIKDLLPLGSIDALTKLVLVNAIYFKGNWEKKFPKEATSDEQFRLNKTQTKPVKMMYQKAGFPLAFIPEMNSQVLELPYVGKNLSMLIILPDEIQDETTGLQKLEKALTYEKLMEWTRPEVMRQQEVEVSLPRFKMEETYDMKSLLRSMGMEDVFSLQKVNLSGMSPNNDLVVSKVIHKAFVEVNEEGTEAAAATGVVVMTRCLRISQVFNADHPFLFFIRHNPTKSILFYGRFCSS
- the LOC132103438 gene encoding leukocyte elastase inhibitor-like isoform X1, with translation MEPLTAANTQFSLNLFKKISGENASGNVFYSPISISSALAMVSLGAKENTAAQMFKVLGFTNPPKPDAATPASHQQAQKPQMPCGVKGQHGPSMTQQTQKSEIPAELKKSPAPPTPGQKTEDQIHSSFNKLMSELKKPGAPYVLSLANRLYGEQSYQFVEKFLNDAKKYYEAGLEKVDFKKKSEPARVDINKWVEKNTQGKIKDLLPLGSIDALTKLVLVNAIYFKGNWEKKFPKEATSDEQFRLNKTQTKPVKMMYQKAGFPLAFIPEMNSQVLELPYVGKNLSMLIILPDEIQDETTGLQKLEKALTYEKLMEWTRPEVMRQQEVEVSLPRFKMEETYDMKSLLRSMGMEDVFSLQKVNLSGMSPNNDLVVSKVIHKAFVEVNEEGTEAAAATGVVVMTRCLRISQVFNADHPFLFFIRHNPTKSILFYGRFCSS